A window of Conger conger chromosome 13, fConCon1.1, whole genome shotgun sequence contains these coding sequences:
- the LOC133108711 gene encoding sodium- and chloride-dependent GABA transporter 2-like — MKKERETAERPLEERGQWGSKVEYLLAVAGNIVGLGNVWRFPYLCYKNGGGAFLIPYLVFVVTCGIPLFLLETAMGQYTREGGITCWRKLCPLAEGIGYAGQLILIYTCMCYIIILAWALFYLYFSFSSELPWASCSNTWNSDHCVDFSNQNLTANWTQQPNSSSSAATEFWERRVLLISGGIEEVGSVRWELLLCLITMWVICYFCIWKGVKSTGKVVYFTATFPYLMLLVLLIRGLTLPGALQGVEFYLYPDPSRLADPQVWMDAGAQIFFSYSVVVGSLTVLGSYNTYNNNCYKDSLWLCLLNSGTSLVAGFAVFSVLGFMAHEQGVSIAEVAESGPGLAFIAYPQAVAMMPLPQLWAACFFIMIILLGLDTQFVGMEVVITSVMDLFPKVLRRAGRREIFILLFCLTCFVFDVMMVTQGGMYVFQLLDYYACNGACMFFLCVFKVLAMGWLFGAERMMDVIEDMTGERPSLIFKLCWLYFTPLVTLGSFIFSLVKYQPLTFNRWYVYPDWAYMLGWLLALSSVVLVPGWSLVKLSISTGTLRQRWSDLCHPGDDLPLTRKQMAEREHAITATEMEELMTN, encoded by the exons atgaagaaggagagggagaccgCAGAAAGGCCATTGGAGGAGAGGGGTCAGTGGGGGAGTAAGGTGGAGTATCTCCTGGCAGTGGCAGGCAACATAGTGGGGCTGGGAAACGTGTGGAGGTTCCCATACCTCTGCTACAAGAACGGCGGCG GAGCGTTCCTTATACCATATTTGGTCTTTGTGGTGACCTGTGGGATACCCCTGTTCCTCCTGGAGACTGCCATGGGGCAGTACACCCGGGAGGGGGGCATCACTTGCTGGAGGAAGCTGTGCCCATTGGCTGAGG GGATTGGCTATGCTGGTCAGCTGATCCTGATTTACACGTGCATGTGTTATATCATCATCCTGGCCTGGGCCCTCTTCTACCTGTACTTCTCCTTCAGCTCTGAGCTGCCCTGGGCCAGCTGCTCCAACACCTGGAACTCAG ATCACTGTGTGGACTTCTCTAATCAAAACCTCACCGCAAACTGGACCCAACAGCCCAACAGCTCATCTTCTGCAGCCACCGAGTTTTGGGA GAGACGTGTGCTGCTGATCTCGGGGGGCATTGAGGAGGTGGGCAGTGTGAGGTGGGAGCTGCTCCTGTGCCTCATCACTATGTGGGTCATCTGCTACTTCTGCATCTGGAAGGGAGTGAAGTCTACAGGCAAG GTGGTTTATTTTACAGCTACATTCCCATACCTGATGCTTTTGGTGTTGTTGATACGAGGGCTAACTCTACCTGGAGCTCTGCAGGGGGTGGAGTTCTACCTGTACCCTGACCCCTCCCGCCTGGCAGACCCACAG gtGTGGATGGACGCAGGAGCTCAGATCTTCTTCTCCTACAGTGTTGTAGTGGGTTCTCTGACTGTCCTGGGTAGCTACAACACCTATAACAACAATTGCTACAA GGACAGTTTATGGCTGTGTCTGCTGAACAGTGGGACCAGCCTGGTGGCAGGATTTGCGGTCTTCTCTGTGCTGGGGTTCATGGCACATGAGCAGGGTGTCTCCATCGCAGAAGTGGCAGAATCAG GACCTGGTCTGGCATTCATTGCGTACCCCCAAGCAGTAGCAATGATGCCCCTACCTCAGCTGTGGGCTGCTTGCTTCTTCATTATGATCATCCTGTTGGGCCTGGACACTCAG TTTGTGGGGATGGAAGTGGTGATAACGTCGGTGATGGACCTGTTTCCCAAAGTACTACGGAGGGCTGGGCGCAGAGAGATCTTCATCCTGCTCTTCTGCCTCACCTGCTTTGTCTTTGATGTTATGATGGTCACACAG GGGGGGATGTATGTGTTCCAGCTCCTGGACTACTATGCCTGTAATGGGGCCTGTatgttcttcctgtgtgtgttcaaggtTCTGGCCATGGGCTGGCTGTTTG GGGCGGAGCGCATGATGGATGTGATCGAGGACATGACCGGGGAACGGCCCAGCCTCATCTTTAAGCTCTGCTGGCTCTACTTCACCCCACTGGTGACCCTG GGATCCTTTATCTTCTCTCTGGTGAAGTACCAGCCCCTGACCTTTAACCGCTGGTATGTGTATCCAGACTGGGCGTACATGCTGGGCTGGCTGctggccctctcctctgtcGTACTGGTGCCGGGGTGGAGTCTGGTCAAGCTCTCCATCAGCACTGGCActctcagacag AGATGGTCTGATCTGTGTCACCCTGGTGATGACCTCCCCCTGACCCGGAAGCAAATGGCTGAGCGAGAACATGCAATTACTGCCACAGAGATGGAAGAGTTAATGACCAACTAA